CTTTACTGAatttaacataataaataaaaatgcttattcttacagtattactttataaaatatttagtcaatgtttgcccattgtaaaatctttgttcACCCTATTTTAAATTCcttaattttgtttttaaatgggtttttatttattattagcaaaacaatatacaaaaaagcaaaaaacaaactaGATATTCCCCATGCAGGGGTAACAATTTTGATAGTGTTACATGAAAAAGTTTATATATTATACACAGTAACTCGTTTGACTCTAAGAGATAGTCAGGAATATTACTTATTACAATAAGAATAAGTCACATGAAAATATAATACTATGAAGACCAAAGTCTCTGCTACTATATGGCAGGTCCACCACTGTGAGCAAAaacaacacctgggcccatatgtcattatttttttcacctgagttatctcctaggagataacgttaatcttctctttaaactaagtttttattattttacaattgaaaaagtacacaaaaattggtgaaaaggtcatatcaaatttattttgagtattttctttcttgctagtggcttaaagggaatagtatgacaagttgtgaatatatcacctaggagataactcaggtgaaaaagagaattgcatatgggccctgggcccatatgcaagttactttatctcctgagttttctcctaggagatcatttttcttctctgatttaaaataacttttcaggactttgcaatgaaaaagtaccaaaaagtatgtgaaaaaaagtactatcaaaattagtttgaggttttttttttgttgcttgctggtggtttaaatggcaTATGTATTGatgattttgaaaatatcacctaggagaaaactcaggtgataaagtgaattgcatatgggccatggtttcACAGGGTCCACTAGGGCAGAATGCTGTGATATCATAACCtgagctaaacatcactgggagggtggggttgcataccaatatacagcactaTAAAGATACAATAATCATTTACGATGATGAATcaaggataattaatgtaaaataggtatcctgaataatgtattacattctactatatctgATCATGGCTGACCAAAATTAAATCTATAGTTTTAATTTTGAATCTGAACCCCAGGGAGCAAGAGGCAAGTAGTTAAAACACAACAGAATTTACCAAATAATGTATAAAAGTTTGCTGCAGTAGTTTCAACTCAACTCCCTAATGCTTGCTAAGTGACTTGGCACCAATAACAAACGATTTCCTGAGAAAGTGTCTCTCTCCTGGGAACATTTGAAGTATAAAACTGCACAGAGGTTATGTTCCTTTTCCTTGTTATTACTTTATTATTATCTAATGGATCCCTACCTAGGTTTTGTAATACTAGGCAGAGAAATTGCTGATGGGGGAGAATTGTAACAGGGCCTTCCATTTTGTTGTCCAGCCTGATGAAAGTCCCTAAGTCCTGAAACAGTGGGCTGTCGCTGGGAAGCAGCTCCGCACTACTTGTCATTTTAAATGGATTTctaaataaagagctaataattaCAAAGAGCTATACATTCTTGGAGGCACTGACCTTACATGGAGACTACAGTGTACCATCTGAGAGGTGCTGAAGGATGGCTGGGATAGAGCACTCCATTTCTCAGTATTGCATGGGTGCTGACCTCTTCaggacaattgtttttttttttgttctcagcAAAAGGTAATTACAGCAGCAACATTAATTTTATTTGTTTAAATTGTATAACTTATATTATCTTAGCTACTGCAGAGACACTTTATGTTTGGCCAAAGGAACTGTGTTTATCCTTACAGGTTCTTTTTCTATGTTTGCCCTGCTTACACATTATGGCAGGAGTGTattctgtttacaaattaaccCTCAATTGCTGGTTTTCATTTTAGACTTTACATGTGCATATTTGTAAAATGACTAATAACCATACTAGAAATTATAGCCTACATTAGTTACTGGCGTAGCATGAGAATTTTATTTGGCTAAATAATACGTTTGCACTTACAAGAACTTGAATTTGCATTTGCTTAACAACACAAGCAATATGATACAAGGGCAGACAGTATAGATAAGCAACTTGCTGTGGCTGCCACCTGCCAGCCCCTGCTCCTCCAAACAATGCTGGAAAACCTGGCTTGCAGTAAGAAGCAGTACAGCTATTTAATTCCTATGTGCACTATACTGTAAACTATAAAGCGGTTATTCTCTTCCCTTCCACCACCGTTCATAAAAAGGACAGTTATCACCATATAAAACCACCTATGCAAATGTCGCTTGGATTTGAGATCTACTAAGTCTTGGGATTTTCATAGTCAACATAAATCAGGACTAAGTTACGCATGCAAAAAATTATAATCAAAAGCTTTCCTACCAAGTCACATTTGCAATTTTCTGACCATTTAATTTTATACTCATTTATACAGAGGGCTAGATTGCTTAATCCTGAACCCGATCTCCATTCTCCCTCTGTCGGAGGTGCTTGGCTGTAATCCAGACCTATATTAGTTTCCTCCATTAtttgtctgatgaagcgggactgtacccgcgaaatgcgttgtaaAGTagagcttctaataaatgttatttttatacAAACATAACTAATTCATGCCTGTTTttctttgagggaggtaagtccaccataagTTCccccttttaaatgttttttagatgtttttatcctattttggcgcctctgttaaaatatatatacatagtctaattcacccttggtggaggggtgttaccccattTTTCCTGTCTACAAAAAGCAACTTCTTAAATCTGAGagtggtcaggttataattctcctcaCCTGCTATTACAGTGGCTACCTGATTggcaacccacatttgtgagcaTATCTATAAATACTCTTAAAAACTTTCTATGAATTATAAaagtactacactatattttgcTCTCATTCTCCATTTCTGTTTTACCAATTTGAACATGAACTAAGCACTGAATTTCCATAATCAATTCCCTGCAACTGTGAGCACACTGATCTGCATAAACTAAGCAATGACTGAAGAAGGAAATATAAATGTAAAAATGAACACATACAGTAGATTAATCTGCAAACAGCCATGGATGAAAGGGAAGTACAATTCAGCATGTCTCAAAAATCATAGAAAATTATTTGAATTACATGCAATTGAAAGGTTGTATGCATGTCAGCAATTGTTAAAATGCACCACAGCTATAACTTTTGTTTAAAAAACGCTGCCCAGATTCACACAGTTGCTTCTGTTTTCCTCAGCTTACAAAGCTTTGGTAAATTGAGTTCTATGCCAAATCCAGTCTTTATGTAAAAAACTatagttaaccactttaccacccgcggtgcggatatctccatccctttatccaccctgtcaacaccagggacggagatatccgcacctcccgccactcccgccgctgtctgcgCGCCCACTCGCTCGTCTGCGTgcccccgcgctcgtgcacgccaccacccgctcgcccggagatcaacgaATTGGTAAaaccattcccattcattgatctaagcccccgcaatgatcgtctgcttctatgagaagcagcgcgatcattgtgaaaaaaaaagtttcccagcctcataacacaggtcgcataaacaaaaaaatactgtggccatcttgtggccaaaaagtaaaactacaccctaaagcatttttcatatacaaatacattagttttacactaaaaattaactcatttcctcccacactccccaattttgtttttattttttgtaattaaaaaaaattacaataacaaaaaatacataaatagttaccttagggactgaactttttaaataattatgtcaagagggtataacactgttactttataaactatgggcttgtaattagggatggacgcaaaactgagaaaaatgcacctttatttccaaataaaatattggcaccaaacattgtgatagggacataatttaaatggttttataaccgggataaatgggcaaatacatttcatggattttaattacagtagcatgcattatttaaaaactataatggccaaaaactgaaaaataatgcattttttcccacactttttcctattttcccattaaaacacatttagaataaaataattcttggcataatgtcccacctaaagaaagcctaattggtggcaaaaaaaacaagatatagttcatttcattgtgataagtaatgataaagttatagacgaatgaatggaaggagtgctgaaaggtgaaaattgctctggttgtcaaggggtaaaacccctcagttgtgaagtggttaagctagggTGTACCTTTTGATCTTTTTTTTGCAGTTGTTACTATGATATATCATTTTATTGTGTATGTGATACTCCACAATAATAGACTGGTTAAAACATTTAGTTTGTACATAcaacaaaataaaacattaaattatATTTAAACTTACATGATAAAAAGAATTCCGTAGAGCCGCAAATTGGTTTAACTGTTCTTCATTGCTTGCTGTTTGAGAACTATTTGGAGTGAAGACTATTAAGTCATTCTTTGGTTGTGATGAGTTTGAACATACTCTGTATTGAGTTTGTTGAGAGTACACCCAGCTTCCCCCTGTGTTTGAACAAATGTTGTAGTTTTCCTTCAGCTCCTTCACTTCATCTCTGCATTTTTGCCACCTTAAGACAGTGAAAACAATTAATGTTATAAGAAATAGACTTGATATGATGCAGATAGCAACAACCAAGTAAATATTAGCTTCAGAAAAGTCATCAATTATTCCTTTGGCATTCTGATTATCATACAGAATTTCCTGGTCAGAATCCACAAAGGAGATGACAACTTCTGTTGTGGTCGACATAGCTGGCTCTCCATGGTCCTTTGCCACCACCACCAGTGTGTATTCTTCATAATCTGAATCTGTAATTGGCCGTCTTAGACTGATTTCTCCAGAATTGTGAGATATAATAAACAGAATTTTTCCTGTAATGTCTTTAAGATTATAGGATATTAGCGCATTATATCCTGAATCAATATCTGCTGCTCTAACTTTAGttactaagtctcctggttgaattGACTTAGGAGTTTTCACTGTCAATGTGGGAAAAATAGTAGTAAAAGTAGGAGAATTATCATTTATAtcttcaataaaaatatttaacGCAAGGTTTGAGCTAAGTGGAGGAAGGCCAGAGTCAGTTGCTATTATGTGACACTGGAAATAAGTAACTTGTTCATGATCAAATGAAGCTAATGCAAACACTTTTCCATTCTCCGGATTGATGGAGATATATGACGATATGGGAATCCCATCAATGGTGCTGTCACTGATTGAATAGGTGATAAAGGAATTCTGCCCAACATCTGGATCAGATGCTGTTGCTGTGTAGACAAGAGAACCTGGAGGATTGTTCTCCTTGATAAAGATTGTATCAACAGGTTGTTGAAAGACTGGAGCGTTGTCATTTACATCACTTATATCAATTTTAAGAGTCTTTTGAACAGAAAGTGgtggtgatccttcatctcttgCTACAACTACAACTTCATATTGAGCTCTTGTTTCTCGATCTAGTTGCCCATCCACAATTAAAGAGAAATCTCCCTTAAATGCTCGAAGTATTTTAAATGGTGAAGAGTTAGTGATATGACAATTAACTTTTCCATTTACGCTTGAATCCTGGTCACGGACCTTTATGATAGCAATTGTTGTTCCTTGTGGAGAATCTTCAGGAACCGGCAAAGCAAGTGATGTCACTGTCATCTCAGGGGGATTGTCATTGATGTCTACAACAGTCACTAGAACTTTGCAATGCCCTATTAATTGGACCTCTCCATTATCCACAGCATCTATCTGTATTTCATACATTTTTGCTTGTTCATAATCCACTTCTCCAATCACTTTAATTTCCCCTGTGTGTTTATCTAGGCTGAACATGTTGCTGACATCTTCTATTGCTGCTTTACTAAATGCATACAATATTTTTCCATTCTTTCCCTGGTCTAAATCTGTGGCATTTACCTTTATTACTAATGTCCCTTTAGGAGCATTTTCAATAACACTAGTCTGGTAAAATGGTTGAATAAATGTTGGAGCATTATCATTTAAATCTTCAACAGTGATAACAATCTCAGATGTTCCACTTAATCTTGGTTTACCACCATCATAAGCTGTGAGTGTGAGATTGTGAACAGCCTGCTTTTCTCTGTCTAGAGATTTCTTCAACACAAGCTCTAATGATCTGATCTGATTCATGTATTTCTGAAAATCAAGAGCAAAATGATCACTGGCACTGAGCTCATAATTTGTAATAGAATTTGTTCCAAGGTCTGGATCAGCAGCTCCCTGTACATGGAAACGAGATCCTGCAGGCATTAGTTCAGATATCACAAGGGTGCTCATTGTAGAGGGAAAAGCAGGTTTATTGTCATTTACATCTTCTATTTCTACATCTATATGATACATCTGCACAGGCTTATCTACAATGACCTGCAGAGGAATGATACAGAGCTGTATGCCTGGACACAGCTGCTCTCTGTCTATTGTCTCTTTCACAAACAAGATTCCATTCTGCAGATTTACCTGGAAATATTCCTTCTCATCAGTACTGACAACTCGTAATATTCTGGAATTAATCTCACCTATGTCCAGTCCCAGATCCTGAGCAATTCTTCCAACAAAGGTGCCATGTTTGGATTCTTCTGAGATGATATAATGCAGCTGACTCAAGACCACATCCCAAGACATTTGAAGCAATAATAAAAGAAAAAGCCTGCTTCTTCTTTGACAATCCAATGTTGCTTTCAGCATTTCTTACAATCAGGGATGATAAAGATGATTTCTCCAGTAAAAACAGCATTCACAGTAATTCAAGACTCACAGCACGTAAGAAACATACTGTCATGGCTGCTTCCCTTAGAGCAAAATATCAGCTGTTAGCAAGCAATAGAGAAATGTGATCAATGTTCATACTATATCTTGGTGTAGAGTGACATCTTGTGTctgattttcaagctgcatctTGGTTAAGTCAACTAAAATGTAAGTCTGAGCATTTTCATTTATATTTGTGTGTACATGTTTTGAATTAATATTTCTATTTGTATAAAATGCATAGGTGTATGTTCTCTTTCTCTCAGTCAAATATGTATATTCTTATTTGTGGCTTAAATTTCTTCAAATGTGATGCCCTATCAAACATTCAGGATAGTCCACTGTTTTACATCATTAAGTTTCCCTATTTTTAAAGAAAGAGGTTTTTTTGTGATAATTGTAGATTAAACTAAGCAGCCCAATTACTATAAATTTggtatataatttaaaaaaaatgattttattgcAAAACACATATTTCTTATACATTTGGAGTAACTAATTATATTGTttgcttatttttattacaaaattagCCTTCACTTGATGTTGATATAATCACATTTAACAACTTATATCTAAAATAAGTTCTAAATTAAAGCAGGATTAATTGCTGTATACAGAAAAGACACACATCCCTGTGGTCAAGACTGTTTTTCTGTCTGAACTGTGACCATCCTCATAATGTATGACATAAACCAAATTCTCTTTTTACCCTATTTAGGGTACTGCATGAGAGCATACTAGTGAGCCTATGATTGTGGTATACCActtatttttcacattttgtatTATATTAACACAAATACCAGAAGCAAACAATGAACAACAAGAAAAGTTATTGAGAACAAAATAGGCTTTCTTCATCAAGCCTGCTGCATAGCTCTTTTTTATACAATTATGTGCGATCTGAGAATTCTAATATAGTATTCTTTATTATTTACTGTACATACAGTTTGTAAACTTCAGTGTAAACAGATGTATATATTTTAAAACTAGCATAAATGCATAATGGCTCATTTTCTTTTgagtttgttgttgttttaaaaATGTGAAGTCCACCTCCAGAAAGATTTTGCTTTTCCCTATTCCATGTCTCCAGATTTACCAGGGTTCATTACAAAGGTATTGAATTCCCAAGGACAGCAAATGAGGGGAAACCTCCCCAGCTGGGGCACAGATAGCAGTATCCCTTTACATGCTGTccagtaataaaacatttttttttaaaagaagcaTTTAAAGTAGGGCATCTTTTGCTAAATATTTTTCCtaaatattgctgtgaaaggaaCCAGAGAGCCATGTTCCactcaagaaaaaaaatgtgcaatgcAGACCGATGAGGGTAAATACTGAATATATCTCACTCAGATATTCACATTGCCTTGCTCTTCGAGACACTGGAAAGCAGtctttagtttattttttatttattttttggtggGGGCAACAAAGTGTTCCTTGGTATCCTACATCTTTGATATTTCTACTTTATATATGGCTGTCTATTGAGAGTTATGCCATCCACCTTCAGGAAACCAATCGGGTGTTTGGAAACATTATATTATTCTCATGTTGATATTAGAGAGATGGTAAATGAGATGCTAATACATTTGATTTACTGCCcttattgaagtttttttttgtttgtaaatctGTGGAATTTAGAATTGCACCAATTAAAGTCATTGGTTGCTGCATTAattggtccagttccaagctgcatacatttccataaaAGTAAAAACATTCAAATTAACTGAAAATAATTAGCCATGTATTGACCATTCCTAGTTGTAGGGTAGTTCCTTTGATGAACCAGAAGTTGtggtgtgaatatatatatatttaccaacAAGTATGTGGAACATAATTGTCCTGTGTTATAAAGTCATTATAACGCAAGTTAACACATTGTAATGTTAagcctatgcaacattcacagtgcaacgttaacgtCGCGTTGTAAATGTTGTGTTAtgttaactcactgcttgcagtgcgttacctctaaacgcagacatAAACGgatacagagaggcatacttttcattgactgtatgctccactgtatctactgtaagCAATGGGAACACagcattaatgtgcgttaccaccttttttttgtgttgcgttgtaatgctgtgtCGTGACTTTAACGTTGTATTACAatacaacatcccactgtgaatatgccctaatGGTTCTGGGGTTAGTGCAGCGAGAAGGACAGTCAAGATTTTAGAATAAATAGGACAGAGCAAAAGAAAGCCAAGGAAGAATGAAAACTACAGAAGacagtaatgtaaaaaaaaaatagatgtttacaaatgaaaaaaacatttctttctcaagtaaagttttttttttttttttttcaaccatatCTTCAAAATAGGCAGGGAGTCGATAATTATTGCCTTTACCTATCTACCTAGCTGGGGATGGGCATCTAAGGGTTCCTTTACTGACAAAAGGAGCTCATAGATACTGTAAAAAATCTTTAAGGTACTATCAACACATGCATGAGGTACCTTCTTCTGTGCAGTAAAGTAGAGAATACACCCTTTGCCCTAAACTTTGGCTTTGCAAGAAGGTAGAAAGATTTCTTCCCCTGTCTTCCAGAGTTCTGCCCATTTAatcaaccatgcccatcagtatagTTTAGGTGGTGAGACGCCACGCTCTGGTGATCACCTGTTCTGACAATAACAGTTGACAATAACAGTCAACAGGGCTGAAAAGGTTTGGGAGTAGGGCTACATTAAGTTAATTTATTTGATGAAAAAttaactaaacaaaaaaaaaaaaagagcaaaaagCATATTTCTGAAATTAATAACATGACTTATCACCTGGGTAACTAATCTACCTTTTTGCAAAGTCAAATCACCTGGGTAAGGCAGTGTATAGGATTCTCACTAACCTTCCCTCATTTCTGACAAACTATAATTAATCCCCTCAGCTAAACCATAAATTGAAGGATAAGAAAAGGAATATACAGTTTAGTTCTTTCTCACATTCTCAGCATTCATTGAATACTGCACTCCCAGCAATGCAGTATTCAATGAATATTTCAATTTTATCATATAGTTCTCAAAAATACTATTGTATAGGGCCCTGTATGTGATTGGAGTTTGTTTAATTTACCAGTTTCCACCTACATCTCACACAATATTATttgtttaaccagttcgcattcagtcgtttttcgcttcatgcatccgaacaatgttcacctcccattcattagcctataactttattactacttatcacaatgaactgatctatatcttgttttttccgccaccaattaggctttctttggggggtacattttactaagagccactttactgtaaatgcattttaaaaggaagaataagaaaaaaaacggaaacaaatcattatttctcacttttcggcaattatagttttaaaataatacatgcctccataattaaaacccacgtattgtatatgcccatttgtcccggttattacaccatttaaattatgtccctatcacaatgtatggcgacaatattttatttggaaataaaagtgcattttttccgttttgcattcatcactatttacaagcttataataaaaaaaaaaaagaaatatttcatctttacatagctatttaaaaagtttagacccttaggtaaatatttgtgttttttttttttttattgtaatgtttttttgttttttttaattaaacattttatgtgggtatttttaggagggtgggattgaaattgtatttttttttgtaaatatatgtgtatttttatttttatttatgatttagatgtagtttactttttggccacaagatggcagccatgagttgtttacagtgacgtcactctaagcgtaccacgtacgcttagagcgacataggaagcagaaaaagcgtagcttccgagagaagctgtcgctttttctgcaggggagaggaatcagtgatcgggcaccgttgcccgattcactgattcactggctaacaaaccgccggccgggagcgcgcgtgcacgcgcgcgatcggccgcgtggacgcgcaggagcgcacatggcttcctggacgtgagtttcacgtccaggaatgtcaaatagttaataaACCCATGCAAAATATACCACAGTTGTATGCAtgcagtcattttttttaatatttagtcTGTTGAAGCACATCCTgttcttcacccccccccccccccctttattgcTGAGAGATTGTTCAACTAAAGGAATATATGATAATCCTGTGAAGAACTTAAAAATTACACATTCCTTTAAAGCAACAATTGTGTCTATAATTAGATACTTCTATGTGGATATCAGTAGGTATCTAAGGCTTTAGTAATTATTTTTGTTGAGCTCAGAGAAATGTTACTGTAATTAATTCCCAGAAGATTTAATTTGATATTGGGTTGCAAACTCAAAAATGAGGACCCTTTCTATTTAAACTTACCTGATAAGAAGCGTTAAGCAAAGTCCCTTGTTGACTTGAGCGTTCATCATTGTTTGGTGCCTGAGAGTTGTTTGGAGTGAACACTATTAAATCATTCTTTGGCTGTGATGAGTTTGAACATATCCTGTACTGAGTATGTTGAGAGTACACCCAGCTACCTCCAGTGTTGGTGCAGATTTTGTAATTTTCCTTCATCTCATTGACTTCCTCTCTGCATTTTTGCCACCTTAAGACAGTGAAACCAATTAGTGTGATTAGAAATAAACTTGATATTATGCAGATTGCCACAACTAAGTAGACATTTGCTTCTGAAAATTCATCAATAAGTCCTTTGGGTTCTTGATTATCATAAAGAATTTCTTCTCCAGACTCcaccatagagataacaacttcaGTTGTAGCTGTCATGACTGGTTCTCCATGGTCCCTTGCCATCACCATTAACCGGTATTCTTCATGGTCTGAATCCATAAATGGTCGTTTTAAGCAGATTTCTCCATTATGGTGAGATATAGCAAATGGAATTTTCCCTGTAAGATCCTTAAGGTTGTAGGATAAAAGAGCATTGTATCCTGAATCAACATCTACTGCCCGAACTTTAGTCACCAAGTTCCCTGGTTGGATTGACTTTGGAATGTTTATTGACAATGTATGAAATAGCATAGTAAAAACAGGTGCATTATCATTTACAtcttcaataaaaatatttagtGTGAGGTTCGCACTAAGTGGAGGTATACCCGCATCAGTGGCTTTTATTTGGCACTGGAAAAAAGTTACTTGCTCATGGTCGAATGAAGCTAAAGCAAACACTTTTCCATTCTCTGGATTGACAGAAATATATGAAGACATGGGAACCCCATCAACTGCACCTTCAATAACTGAATAGGTGATGAAGGAATTCTGTCCAATATCTGGGTCAGAGGCTTTTGCTGTGTACACAAGAGAACCTGGAGGGTTGTTCTCTTTGATAAAGATTGTATCAACAGGTTGTAGGAAAAGTGGGGCATTGTCATTCACATCACTGATATCAATCTTAAGAGTCTTTAAAACAGAGAGTGGTGGAGAACCTTCATCTCTTGCAGCAATTACAACTTCATACTGAGATCTTGATTCTCGATCTAGTTGTTCATTAACAGTTAAGGAAAAATCTCCTTTAAATGCTCGGTGTATTTTAAATGGAGAAGCATGTGTGATGTGACAGTTAACTTTTCCATTTAGACTTGAATCCTGGTCATGTACATTTATGATGGCAACT
This DNA window, taken from Hyperolius riggenbachi isolate aHypRig1 chromosome 3, aHypRig1.pri, whole genome shotgun sequence, encodes the following:
- the LOC137564209 gene encoding protocadherin alpha-7-like isoform X4: MLKATLDCQRRSRLFLLLLLQMSWDVVLSQLHYIISEESKHGTFVGRIAQDLGLDIGEINSRILRVVSTDEKEYFQVNLQNGILFVKETIDREQLCPGIQLCIIPLQVIVDKPVQMYHIDVEIEDVNDNKPAFPSTMSTLVISELMPAGSRFHVQGAADPDLGTNSITNYELSASDHFALDFQKYMNQIRSLELVLKKSLDREKQAVHNLTLTAYDGGKPRLSGTSEIVITVEDLNDNAPTFIQPFYQTSVIENAPKGTLVIKVNATDLDQGKNGKILYAFSKAAIEDVSNMFSLDKHTGEIKVIGEVDYEQAKMYEIQIDAVDNGEVQLIGHCKVLVTVVDINDNPPEMTVTSLALPVPEDSPQGTTIAIIKVRDQDSSVNGKVNCHITNSSPFKILRAFKGDFSLIVDGQLDRETRAQYEVVVVARDEGSPPLSVQKTLKIDISDVNDNAPVFQQPVDTIFIKENNPPGSLVYTATASDPDVGQNSFITYSISDSTIDGIPISSYISINPENGKVFALASFDHEQVTYFQCHIIATDSGLPPLSSNLALNIFIEDINDNSPTFTTIFPTLTVKTPKSIQPGDLVTKVRAADIDSGYNALISYNLKDITGKILFIISHNSGEISLRRPITDSDYEEYTLVVVAKDHGEPAMSTTTEVVISFVDSDQEILYDNQNAKGIIDDFSEANIYLVVAICIISSLFLITLIVFTVLRWQKCRDEVKELKENYNICSNTGGSWVYSQQTQYRVCSNSSQPKNDLIVFTPNSSQTASNEEQLNQFAALRNSFYHPKHPNPDWRYSASLKAAMQGAVHMEGAAVLRGAAVGLEPQWPTVSSATTDPEGGEVSPPVGAGVNCNSWTFKYGPGNQKQPVPVPQIPPDFPENFIIPGSPAIISIRQDQPSAQAQKSNFITFGKKEETKKKKKKKKGKNQEKANNNTNDNNDQ